From a single Micromonospora carbonacea genomic region:
- a CDS encoding phytanoyl-CoA dioxygenase family protein yields the protein MRDTGTGRLDPDQVEFFRSNGYVVGDDLLKPAAFAGLREHFERKFAALPADERPEDMDVPHFTDPELFRWLLDPDVLDVAESILGPDIALFSAHFFCKPAGDGKGVPWHTDAWFWRETIHPPEQAVTIWLAIDPSTAENGNMVVIPGSHRQQADGPYREVRSEESVFTWELDVSKMPVDTDRAVPIPLRPNQFSIHSGGLLHSSAVNRSTIRRCGFTMRYMSTAVRFNHEGVGHKHQIFLARGEDRAGNVYAQPWRAYPELVDARGKGQRVVTADR from the coding sequence GTGCGAGACACCGGAACCGGGCGGCTCGACCCCGATCAGGTGGAGTTCTTCAGGTCGAACGGCTACGTCGTCGGCGACGACCTGCTGAAGCCCGCCGCCTTCGCCGGCCTCCGCGAGCACTTCGAACGCAAGTTCGCGGCCCTGCCGGCGGACGAACGCCCCGAGGACATGGACGTCCCCCACTTCACCGACCCGGAGCTGTTCCGCTGGCTCCTCGACCCCGACGTGCTGGACGTCGCCGAGAGCATCCTCGGGCCGGACATCGCGCTCTTCTCGGCCCACTTCTTCTGCAAGCCCGCCGGCGACGGCAAAGGCGTGCCCTGGCACACGGACGCGTGGTTCTGGCGGGAGACGATCCACCCGCCGGAGCAGGCCGTCACCATCTGGCTGGCGATCGACCCGTCCACCGCCGAGAACGGCAACATGGTGGTGATCCCGGGCAGCCACCGGCAGCAGGCGGACGGGCCGTACCGGGAGGTGCGCTCCGAGGAGAGCGTGTTCACCTGGGAGCTGGACGTGTCGAAGATGCCGGTCGACACGGACCGGGCGGTGCCGATCCCGCTGCGGCCCAACCAGTTCAGCATCCACTCGGGCGGCCTGCTGCACAGCAGCGCGGTCAACCGCAGCACGATCCGCCGCTGCGGCTTCACCATGCGCTACATGAGCACGGCCGTGCGCTTCAACCACGAGGGGGTCGGCCACAAGCACCAGATCTTCCTCGCCCGGGGCGAGGACCGGGCCGGCAACGTGTACGCGCAGCCCTGGCGGGCGTACCCCGAACTCGTCGACGCCCGCGGCAAGGGCCAGCGCGTGGTGACCGCGGACCGGTGA
- a CDS encoding SIS domain-containing protein, which yields MSAADLVGLYLAEKIAICEQFPVASVAALAEMLFDTYEAGGTVYAMANGGNSGTLDHAYCDFKHHPFVSEDKSRPLPRSVKRLSFVNLCGSPAELTGLVNDLGPDEMYVASLEPVVTRDDLVMAYSGSGNSPNVVRALEVAGQAGARTFAMTKGDGGRCRALADVCIVVPGSSRFPGQTGSNNNNFHFEDAMLSLNHILVGLLKQRVAERLARLPSGVASS from the coding sequence GTGAGCGCCGCCGACCTGGTGGGGCTCTACCTCGCCGAGAAGATCGCGATCTGCGAGCAGTTCCCCGTCGCGTCGGTGGCGGCGCTGGCGGAGATGCTGTTCGACACCTACGAGGCCGGCGGCACCGTCTACGCCATGGCCAACGGCGGCAACTCGGGGACCCTCGACCACGCCTACTGCGACTTCAAGCACCACCCCTTCGTCTCGGAGGACAAGTCCCGTCCGCTGCCGCGGTCGGTGAAACGACTGTCGTTCGTGAACCTGTGCGGCTCGCCGGCGGAGCTGACCGGCCTGGTGAACGACCTGGGCCCGGACGAGATGTACGTGGCGTCGCTGGAGCCGGTGGTGACCCGCGACGACCTGGTGATGGCCTACTCCGGCAGCGGCAACTCGCCGAACGTGGTCCGCGCGCTGGAGGTCGCCGGGCAGGCGGGCGCCAGGACGTTCGCCATGACGAAGGGCGACGGGGGCCGCTGCCGCGCCCTCGCCGACGTCTGCATCGTCGTGCCCGGGTCGTCGCGGTTCCCGGGACAGACCGGTAGCAACAACAACAACTTTCACTTTGAGGACGCTATGCTGTCACTCAATCACATCCTGGTCGGCCTGTTGAAGCAACGCGTGGCGGAGCGCCTCGCCCGCCTCCCCTCCGGAGTCGCCTCATCCTGA
- a CDS encoding HAD-IA family hydrolase, which yields MRTPDLVLDVGGGDPVRLRCAAVLFDMDGTLVDSHACVEWKWRTWCAGHGIDADALLAVAHGRPQAETVRIVAPELDTERELDHLTRLEEGCTTGIVEVPGASALLDALPAGTWAVVTSAWRRLMAIRMGCAGLPLPAVTVTADDPVDGKPSPHGYLSAAARLGVRPADCVVVEDTPVGLAAGQAAGMRTIALATTFPADRLPAGLVVPDLTQVRLHRPGGGGPSPATGPDRKE from the coding sequence GTGAGGACCCCCGACCTGGTGCTCGACGTGGGCGGCGGCGACCCGGTGCGGCTGCGGTGCGCCGCCGTCCTGTTCGACATGGACGGCACGCTGGTCGACTCCCACGCCTGCGTCGAGTGGAAGTGGCGCACCTGGTGCGCCGGGCACGGCATCGACGCCGACGCGCTGCTGGCGGTCGCCCACGGCCGCCCCCAGGCGGAGACGGTGCGCATCGTCGCGCCGGAGCTGGACACCGAGCGGGAACTCGACCACCTGACCCGCCTGGAGGAGGGCTGCACGACGGGCATCGTCGAGGTGCCGGGGGCGTCCGCGCTGCTCGACGCGCTGCCGGCCGGGACGTGGGCGGTGGTCACCTCGGCGTGGCGTCGCCTCATGGCGATCAGGATGGGCTGCGCCGGCCTGCCCCTGCCGGCGGTGACCGTCACCGCCGACGACCCGGTGGACGGCAAGCCGTCGCCGCACGGCTACCTGTCCGCCGCGGCCCGGCTGGGGGTGCGCCCCGCGGACTGTGTGGTCGTGGAGGACACGCCGGTGGGCCTGGCGGCCGGGCAGGCGGCCGGCATGCGCACCATCGCGCTGGCCACGACCTTCCCGGCCGACCGGCTCCCCGCCGGGCTCGTCGTGCCCGACCTCACGCAGGTCCGCCTGCACCGGCCGGGAGGCGGCGGGCCGTCCCCCGCCACCGGCCCCGACCGAAAGGAATGA
- a CDS encoding helix-turn-helix domain-containing protein codes for MTNRELPIGRRVARLRTRRRMTQQMLADRLGKSKSWVDKVERGVRALDRYTVIQELAAALRVDPVALLGRDALPSQAARAAAHGIDGVRAALDRYDTALTGPQAQRAAPPVGELDQRVRHAWLTYQHADYPQLLRILPELLGDTRHAHAAQGDGAAEPLVQAYRVTSAVLVKLGVGDLGWLAADRAVSVAAGDPLLVAAAAVPLGQALRALGRPRPALAVTVAAAHRIAPEAWRGGPPPDLALHGTLLVQAALAAAGAGDERGAAELVDQAARVADETGESGETGGERDRHWTGFGPTAVRMARVAAAVELGNGGEAVLLHERVVGAEHWRRLPAEHRAAYLLDAGRAHLGAGDPLAAGRALVDADRTAPAEVRLRPVARTLLTDLTCHEPLPADVARLATALGVG; via the coding sequence GTGACCAACCGTGAGCTGCCGATCGGACGCCGGGTCGCCCGGCTGCGGACCCGGCGGCGAATGACGCAGCAGATGCTCGCCGACCGGCTCGGCAAGTCGAAGAGCTGGGTCGACAAGGTCGAGCGGGGGGTCCGCGCCCTCGACCGGTACACCGTCATCCAGGAACTCGCCGCCGCGCTGCGCGTCGACCCGGTGGCGCTGCTCGGCCGCGATGCCCTCCCGTCGCAGGCCGCCCGCGCCGCCGCGCACGGCATCGACGGGGTGCGCGCCGCCCTCGACCGCTACGACACCGCCCTGACCGGGCCGCAGGCGCAGCGGGCGGCACCGCCGGTCGGCGAGCTGGACCAGCGGGTACGGCACGCCTGGCTGACCTACCAGCACGCCGACTATCCCCAACTGCTGCGGATCCTGCCGGAGCTGCTCGGCGACACCCGACACGCCCACGCCGCCCAGGGCGACGGGGCTGCGGAACCGCTGGTGCAGGCGTACCGGGTCACGTCGGCGGTGCTGGTGAAGCTCGGCGTGGGCGACCTCGGCTGGCTGGCCGCCGACCGGGCCGTGTCCGTGGCCGCCGGCGACCCGCTGCTGGTCGCGGCGGCAGCCGTGCCGCTGGGGCAGGCGCTGCGCGCCCTCGGCCGCCCCCGCCCGGCCCTGGCCGTCACGGTCGCCGCCGCGCACCGCATCGCCCCCGAGGCGTGGCGCGGCGGCCCACCCCCGGACCTGGCGCTGCACGGAACGCTGCTGGTCCAGGCCGCCCTGGCCGCCGCCGGAGCCGGCGACGAACGCGGCGCAGCGGAACTGGTCGACCAGGCGGCCCGGGTCGCCGACGAGACAGGCGAGAGCGGCGAGACCGGCGGGGAGCGCGACCGGCACTGGACCGGGTTCGGCCCCACGGCGGTGCGGATGGCCCGGGTCGCCGCCGCCGTCGAGCTGGGCAACGGCGGCGAGGCGGTGCTCCTGCACGAGCGGGTCGTCGGCGCGGAGCACTGGCGGCGGCTGCCCGCCGAGCACCGGGCGGCCTACCTGCTCGACGCCGGCCGCGCGCACCTCGGGGCCGGCGACCCGCTCGCCGCCGGGCGCGCCCTGGTCGACGCGGACCGGACCGCGCCGGCCGAGGTCCGGTTACGGCCGGTGGCCCGTACGCTGCTCACCGACCTGACGTGCCACGAACCGCTCCCGGCGGACGTGGCCCGGCTCGCCACGGCCCTCGGGGTCGGGTGA
- a CDS encoding MFS transporter gives MIVTQPRTAEARDSTRLTVTYFLGYGLVGLLSAVLGPSMQTFLAMTGSPLRTLAILFTADAFGSVCGSLIAGRLLNRIGTHVQVAVGLVAVAVVLAAIPLLRWPVALAVLFWALGLAKTFVFVTVNTLLLWVRRAKVGPFINAADFFLGAGSLVMPLMIGLSITWTGDVRLAYWLVCGCAVALTLWVLRTRAPRPESEQRGRGGGRHYLMIGGVAVLLFLYVGAEISISGWLPSFVLLRGLTDDAATAAYFTSLFWVAVTVGRLLWVPFAQRLRPAVIVASSAAVCALAVALIVNNASSVAVVTAGVVTVGLGMSSIFPSAFAMLARRVEMTGMVSGVCLCAASLGAMFFPWLAGQALTTP, from the coding sequence GTGATCGTTACGCAGCCACGGACCGCGGAGGCCCGGGACAGCACCCGGCTGACCGTCACCTACTTCCTGGGCTACGGCCTGGTCGGCCTGCTCTCGGCGGTCCTCGGCCCGTCGATGCAGACCTTCCTGGCCATGACCGGGTCCCCGCTGCGCACACTGGCCATCCTGTTCACCGCCGACGCCTTCGGCTCGGTGTGCGGCTCCCTCATCGCCGGGCGGCTGCTCAACCGGATCGGGACGCACGTGCAGGTGGCGGTGGGGCTGGTCGCGGTCGCGGTGGTCCTCGCCGCGATCCCGCTGCTGCGGTGGCCCGTCGCGCTCGCGGTCCTGTTCTGGGCGCTGGGGCTGGCGAAGACGTTCGTCTTCGTCACGGTCAACACGCTCCTGCTGTGGGTGCGGCGGGCGAAGGTGGGCCCGTTCATCAACGCGGCCGACTTCTTCCTCGGCGCGGGGTCGCTGGTCATGCCGCTGATGATCGGCCTGTCGATCACCTGGACCGGCGACGTCCGCCTCGCCTACTGGCTGGTCTGCGGGTGCGCGGTCGCGTTGACGCTGTGGGTCCTGCGGACCCGCGCGCCCCGCCCGGAGTCCGAGCAGCGGGGCAGGGGCGGCGGCCGGCACTACCTGATGATCGGCGGCGTGGCGGTCCTGCTGTTCCTCTACGTCGGCGCGGAGATCAGCATCTCGGGTTGGCTCCCCTCGTTCGTCCTGCTCCGGGGGCTGACCGACGACGCCGCCACCGCCGCGTACTTCACCTCGCTGTTCTGGGTCGCGGTCACGGTCGGACGTCTGCTGTGGGTGCCGTTCGCCCAGCGGCTCCGTCCCGCGGTGATCGTGGCGTCGAGCGCGGCGGTCTGCGCGCTGGCCGTCGCCCTCATCGTCAACAACGCCTCGTCGGTGGCGGTCGTGACCGCCGGCGTGGTCACCGTCGGGCTCGGCATGTCGTCGATCTTCCCGTCGGCCTTCGCGATGCTCGCCCGCCGGGTGGAGATGACCGGCATGGTCAGCGGCGTCTGCCTGTGCGCGGCGAGCCTCGGCGCCATGTTCTTCCCCTGGTTGGCCGGGCAGGCGCTGACCACTCCATGA
- a CDS encoding glycosyltransferase, which translates to MLPRLEALLGPDRADALRRAAARIRDRLAGGTLWHVNSTGAGGGVAETLQMALPLYRDLGVSATWAVINGDADFFTITKRLGVALYGSPGDGGPLGPAERGLYLRTLASARDDLLSRVRPGDIVILHDHQAAGLAEPLLDRVGAVYWRCYVGVDAPTEASEAAWDFLTPLLTGVRELIFCADTLVPDRFAARPVRIRPLFTSPFTAKNCELDAATVEHLLARCGLHPEHEAPGPATLRTPVGEVGIRRPPQVIAQERPRPGQPLVTQVSRWDRLKDMHGVLDGVTSHVDDGYLALVGPDTAAIPDDIEQQVWYDRCVEAWRALPPRQRARVALVCLPMADLTENALLVNAIQRASDVVVQKSLAEGFGLTVTEAMWKSRVVVASAVGGIRTQITDQLDGLLVDDPTDLAAFGRILRRAVGREVDTQILGKRAHDKVRAEFLPDGEVLSTATMIDEL; encoded by the coding sequence GTGCTCCCCCGACTGGAGGCGCTGCTCGGCCCGGACCGCGCCGACGCGCTGCGGCGGGCGGCCGCCCGGATCCGGGACCGGCTGGCCGGCGGCACCCTCTGGCACGTCAACTCCACCGGGGCCGGCGGGGGCGTCGCCGAGACCCTCCAGATGGCCCTTCCCCTCTACCGGGACCTCGGCGTCTCGGCGACCTGGGCGGTGATCAACGGCGACGCCGACTTCTTCACGATCACCAAGCGGCTCGGGGTGGCCCTCTACGGCAGCCCGGGTGACGGCGGTCCCCTCGGGCCGGCCGAGCGGGGGCTCTACCTGCGGACGCTGGCCTCGGCCCGGGACGACCTGCTGTCGCGGGTCCGGCCCGGCGACATCGTGATCCTGCACGACCACCAGGCGGCCGGCCTGGCCGAACCGCTGCTGGACCGGGTCGGCGCGGTCTACTGGCGCTGCTACGTCGGCGTCGACGCGCCGACCGAGGCGTCCGAGGCGGCCTGGGACTTCCTCACGCCGCTGCTGACCGGCGTACGCGAGCTGATCTTCTGCGCGGACACGCTCGTGCCCGACCGGTTCGCGGCCCGCCCGGTCCGGATCCGGCCGCTGTTCACGTCGCCGTTCACCGCGAAGAACTGCGAGCTCGACGCCGCCACCGTCGAGCACCTGCTGGCCCGGTGCGGCCTGCATCCGGAGCACGAGGCGCCCGGCCCGGCGACGCTGCGCACGCCGGTCGGCGAGGTCGGCATCCGGCGACCGCCCCAGGTGATCGCGCAGGAGCGGCCCCGCCCCGGTCAGCCCCTCGTCACCCAGGTCTCCCGGTGGGACCGCCTCAAGGACATGCACGGGGTCCTGGACGGCGTCACCTCCCACGTGGACGACGGCTACCTCGCGCTCGTCGGGCCGGACACCGCCGCCATCCCCGACGACATCGAACAGCAGGTCTGGTACGACCGCTGCGTCGAGGCGTGGCGGGCGCTGCCGCCGCGCCAGCGCGCACGGGTGGCGCTGGTCTGCCTGCCGATGGCGGACCTCACGGAGAACGCCCTGCTGGTCAACGCGATCCAGCGCGCGTCGGACGTGGTGGTGCAGAAGAGCCTCGCCGAGGGGTTCGGCCTGACGGTCACCGAGGCGATGTGGAAGTCACGGGTGGTGGTGGCGAGCGCCGTCGGCGGCATCCGGACGCAGATCACCGACCAGCTCGACGGCCTGCTGGTGGACGACCCGACGGACCTGGCGGCCTTCGGCCGGATCCTGCGCCGAGCGGTCGGACGGGAGGTGGACACGCAGATCCTCGGCAAGCGGGCGCACGACAAGGTAAGGGCCGAGTTCCTTCCCGACGGGGAGGTCCTCTCGACCGCGACCATGATCGACGAACTGTGA
- a CDS encoding aldo/keto reductase → MEYVKLGATGLDVSPLCLGGMSFGDPARGGDPWTLDEDGSRDIVRRALDHGINFFDTANAYSDGSGEEILGRLLRQFARRDEVVVATKVFLPMRPGPNGSGLSRKAILAEVDNSLRRLGLDHVDLYQVHRWDHRTPIEETLEALHDVVRAGKVRYLGASSMYAWQFGKALHTARLHGWTPFVSMQNYYNLMYREEEREMLPLCADQGIGVLPWSPLARGKLAREWTVETTRARHDDFGRSLYAATESADRRVVERVGEIAAELCVTRAQVALAWLRRQPAVTAPVIGVTSVKHLDETVASLDVTLSDDDLWRLAEPYVPHAVVGHE, encoded by the coding sequence ATGGAGTACGTCAAGCTGGGCGCGACCGGCCTGGACGTGTCGCCGCTCTGCCTCGGCGGCATGAGCTTCGGCGACCCGGCCAGGGGCGGCGACCCGTGGACCCTCGACGAGGACGGCAGCCGCGACATCGTCCGGCGCGCCCTGGACCACGGCATCAACTTCTTCGACACGGCGAACGCCTACTCCGACGGCAGCGGCGAGGAGATCCTGGGCCGGCTGCTGCGGCAGTTCGCCCGCCGGGACGAGGTGGTCGTGGCGACCAAGGTCTTCCTGCCCATGCGGCCGGGGCCCAACGGCTCCGGCCTGTCCCGCAAGGCCATCCTCGCCGAGGTCGACAACAGCCTGCGGCGGTTGGGCCTGGACCACGTCGACCTCTACCAGGTCCACCGCTGGGACCACCGCACGCCGATCGAGGAGACGCTGGAGGCCCTGCACGACGTGGTCAGGGCCGGGAAGGTCCGCTACCTCGGCGCGTCGTCCATGTACGCGTGGCAGTTCGGCAAGGCCCTGCACACCGCGCGGCTGCACGGCTGGACGCCCTTCGTCAGCATGCAGAACTACTACAACCTCATGTACCGGGAGGAGGAGCGGGAGATGCTGCCGCTCTGCGCGGACCAGGGCATCGGGGTGCTGCCGTGGAGCCCGCTGGCGCGGGGCAAGCTCGCGCGGGAGTGGACGGTGGAGACCACCCGCGCCCGGCACGACGACTTCGGCCGCAGCCTCTACGCCGCCACCGAGAGCGCCGACCGCCGGGTGGTGGAGCGGGTCGGTGAGATCGCCGCCGAACTCTGCGTGACCCGGGCGCAGGTGGCCCTGGCGTGGCTGCGGCGGCAGCCGGCGGTGACCGCCCCCGTCATCGGGGTCACCTCCGTCAAGCACCTCGACGAGACGGTGGCCTCCCTGGACGTGACGCTCTCCGACGACGACCTGTGGAGGCTGGCGGAGCCGTACGTCCCGCACGCGGTCGTCGGGCACGAGTGA
- a CDS encoding DivIVA domain-containing protein encodes MSRSDLSQVMTYVGFETRPARHDVNSQGRSHMEPSTDTVGDGPPSDVGGTREYQPKRNLLTPADVRWQEFPLTRFGRRGFDPEAVRGFLRRLEADLDALYRQLVAAQDEARRHREAAAELRAQRWRPGPSARRPRNEYRRPPLWPPYSPRRQGCHRRPGEGPGDD; translated from the coding sequence ATGTCAAGGTCTGACTTAAGTCAAGTCATGACGTATGTTGGTTTCGAGACGCGGCCGGCAAGGCACGATGTCAACAGCCAGGGACGGAGTCACATGGAGCCGAGTACCGACACGGTTGGAGACGGGCCCCCTAGCGATGTCGGCGGTACCCGCGAGTACCAACCCAAGCGAAACCTGCTGACCCCCGCCGACGTGCGGTGGCAGGAGTTTCCGTTGACCCGGTTCGGTCGGCGCGGCTTCGACCCGGAGGCGGTCCGCGGGTTCCTGCGCCGGTTGGAGGCCGACCTCGACGCCCTCTACCGGCAGCTCGTCGCCGCCCAGGACGAGGCCCGCCGCCACCGGGAGGCCGCGGCGGAACTCCGCGCGCAGCGCTGGCGGCCCGGCCCCTCGGCGCGGCGGCCCCGGAACGAGTACCGACGCCCGCCCCTGTGGCCGCCCTACTCGCCCCGCCGGCAGGGCTGCCACCGCCGGCCGGGGGAGGGGCCGGGCGATGACTGA
- a CDS encoding GntR family transcriptional regulator: MPYEQAEYRRIADGIAGQIKSGELKAHDKLPSTAELADKNHVSLATINRAFGLLHDRGLVYGKQGKGVFVAETK, encoded by the coding sequence GTGCCATACGAGCAGGCCGAGTACCGCCGCATCGCTGACGGCATCGCCGGGCAGATCAAGTCCGGAGAGCTGAAGGCACACGACAAGCTGCCCTCCACCGCCGAACTCGCAGACAAGAACCACGTCTCGCTCGCGACGATCAATCGGGCCTTCGGCCTGCTGCACGATCGCGGCCTGGTGTACGGCAAGCAGGGCAAGGGCGTCTTCGTGGCTGAGACGAAGTAG